From one Lolium rigidum isolate FL_2022 chromosome 4, APGP_CSIRO_Lrig_0.1, whole genome shotgun sequence genomic stretch:
- the LOC124706830 gene encoding cationic peroxidase 1-like — protein MATKLSTRAILLSLFLGLAVFAGKPVATHGGGTKDAVADNVRKIVATAIQDNPGVGPALIRLLFHDCWVQGCDGSVLLDGSKTEKAAKNNIGLDGFAVIDEIKAKVGEDVSCADIVILAARDATFIVSRGKIDYNVTMGRMDGVKSSAAAADAVLPPSTFNITQLKANFAAKGFNTRELVALSGAHAVGVAHRSSFQDRLDNATATPIVPKYSKALTDDVEKQKKLQGTQDPIEPNNIRDKELAFRNASGYDDTGVDTSKAARGVLDNSYYHANLQNKVLFRSDWELRNDTTGVAGGVMATFEANANKWFLQFGNAMAKLSKLPADGTRFEIRKNCRKNN, from the exons ATGGCGACGAAGCTCAGTACCCGCGCCATCCTGTTGTCTCTCTTCCTGGGGCTCGCCGTCTTCGCCGGGAAGCCTGTAGCGACCCACGGCGGCGGCACCAAGGACGCCGTTGCGGACAACGTTAGGAAGATAGTGGCCACGGCCATCCAGGACAACCCCGGCGTCGGCCCCGCCCTCATCCGGCTGCTCTTCCATGACTGCTGGGTCCAA GGTTGCGACGGGTCGGTGCTCCTGGACGGCAGCAAGACGGAGAAGGCGGCGAAGAACAACATCGGCCTCGACGGCTTCGCCGTGattgacgagatcaaggccaagGTAGGCGAGGATGTCTCCTGCGCCGACATCGTCATCCTCGCCGCCCGCGACGCGACCTTCATCGTCAGCCGCGGCAAGATCGACTACAACGTAACGATGGGCCGCATGGACGGCGTCAAATCCTCGGCCGCCGCTGCCGACGCCGTCCTCCCTCCTTCCACCTTCAACATCACCCAGCTCAAGGCCAACTTCGCCGCTAAGGGCTTCAACACCCGAGAGCTCGTCGCCCTCTCCGGTGCGCACGCCGTCGGCGTCGCCCACCGCTCATCTTTCCAGGACCGGCTCGACAACGCCACCGCAACGCCCATCGTTCCCAAGTACAGCAAGGCACTCACCGATGACGTCGAGAAGCAGAAGAAGCTGCAGGGGACGCAGGACCCGATCGAGCCGAACAACATCCGCGACAAGGAGCTCGCCTTCCGGAACGCGTCCGGCTACGACGACACAGGAGTGGACACGTCCAAGGCAGCGAGGGGCGTGCTGGACAACAGCTATTACCACGCCAACCTCCAGAACAAGGTGCTCTTCAGATCCGACTGGGAGCTGCGCAACGACACCACCGGCGTTGCCGGGGGTGTCATGGCAACGTTTGAGGCCAACGCCAACAAGTGGTTCCTGCAGTTTGGGAATGCCATGGCCAAGCTCAGCAAGCTCCCTGCCGATGGCACGCGTTTCGAGATCAGGAAGAACTGCAGAAAAAACAACTAG